From one Eriocheir sinensis breed Jianghai 21 chromosome 60, ASM2467909v1, whole genome shotgun sequence genomic stretch:
- the LOC126985953 gene encoding serine/arginine repetitive matrix protein 1-like yields MTKMCSAAMVAVVLTVVGVGGAQDPAPHSPTPGTITRGTLVAANVIQQNRRSNNSPVASPPASDNRELRRQLQQQLLPQLRQLPPAAPPTSPHPDISVIPLQTDSKEVLLSERFPPYTDVFPPFPPTSGRAFSSRPPSTIPPPPPPPPPPTPSSSPPSSSPPPRPSFINAITPLPPLSPSVPHSSSGPSPPPPSSPFFPLPPAPPGLSPPPPSFRPIPSRSPSSSSSPSSSSSRPAFSPSREVRGSPVAPIHIIPPPSISPTPPSFPPPPPFPSSPPPSPPVSPSTSSPSRLPPSFFNSFSFPLFTADPQNSLTDINRPQRQDPNALVQPQTDQHRPQSFPIQPTAPNRQNFQTPLTVQPHIQNFIPNRPQKRPPQTIIQPLRPINVLNQPHRPQALPQQPPNTQNRPNFLNRPQFNRPQGRPQGDPNRPQGLRPQPLPAPNTSRFPRQQTLQLFRPQRQPQPLPVPRPQNSPNRPQTSPNGPISSPNRSRFQPIFHRPPPAPPSPSRPLSAHRRDPRFVWADPRSIRPPGPPPPPRPPHARPPPTGDFPPTRRSRDLSHPLEEEEEEEEEEGLEDSIREGKIKEDEEKEEEKEEEEGVGGRRRRRRRGIRRTMLSEEEEDAEERRRYHIEEEEEEEEEEEEEEEEEEEEEEEEKDVDMEEMKKEDLKREEKMEKEEEEEEEDEEQEQENEEEEDSEEEEEEEEEEEERGRFRKRKLGGIRKKRLTEEEQEEEEHDLKKEEEKEKEDEEEEEGNWRRNGVEKNQKRRKEEEEEEEKEEEEEEATEKRGRWTTDSEREREAKEITYEEDYFYEDEEEGGIGGGGGGGGGEWVIQDTWRRKKKRRRRPGVLETVRRKLEGFREMREEMGGRVEKLVGGVRRGVNVLGRVVGEVAGAGVAAAGQVGYGIVEAVRQPPPYTPPSTHTIETGLQLTVPHDDHVAKHRVGMRLAVMPRPPGRLIPPMGLSLHAHTLAEPLAHPAHAPPAFLGPFTHTHTHYHAPTPPTPTGEEGGWVGDEGWEGKGREIRKGREGREGREGMRLREVREERGGGGGRGKEGREGRKEKEERERREERQGREGRKNGREEKEERKEREGREGREGKMDGREGRKGGREREERGRKTPNPPTLQRTHNPQQPTQPKIEGDMVDGLPTHHTQPPPHILTPQHTRPHTPKHPRKLRYTPAMFHNPPHILHRHPAPQFQHPDNPDHFPTPQYASHRPPVPQFTPGELRTRVDTPRQDSTLDYTVIEDSEEDLKQEEKVLVLNEEDYEEELSE; encoded by the exons GTCCAACAACTCTCCCGTCGCCTCCCCGCCAGCCAGCGACAACCGGGAGCTGCGGCGACAACTCCAACAACAACTCCTCCCACAACTCCGCCAGCtgccccccgccgccccgcccacgTCACCCCACCCCGACATAAGCGTCATCCCCCTAcagacg GACTCCAAGGAGGTGTTACTGAGCGAGAGATTTCCTCCATACACGGacgtctttcctccattccctccaacTTCAGGACGCGCCttctcctcccgccctccctccaccatccctcctcctcctcctcctcctcctcctcctactccttcttcgtcccctccttcttcgtctcctcctcctcgtccttctttcaTAAATGCaataactcctcttcctcctctttctccctccgttcctcactcctcctccggtccctctcctcctcctccctcctcccctttctttcctttacctccagcACCTCCaggtttgtctcctcctcctccttccttccgtcctattCCATCtcgttcaccctcctcctcctcctccccttcttcttcttcctctcgtccaGCGTTCAGCCCAAGTAGAGAAGTGAGAGGTAGCCCAGTAGCCCCCATCCatatcatccctcctccctccatatcGCCAacgcccccttccttccctcctcctcctcctttcccttcttcgcctcctccttctcctcctgtttctccctccacttcatctccttctcgtctccctccctcattcttcaactccttctcctttccactctTCACGGCAGACCCCCAGAATAGCCTCACAGACATCAACAGACCCCAAAGACAGGACCCCAATGCACTGGTCCAGCCACAGACAGACCAGCACAGACCGCAGAGCTTCCCCATCCAGCCCACAGCCCCCAACAGACAGAATTTTCAAACACCACTAACGGTTCAACCTCACATACAGAATTTCATCCCCAACAGACCACAGAAACGCCCACCACAGACCATCATACAGCCGCTAAGACCAATAAATGTACTGAACCAGCCTCACAGACCACAGGCACTTCCTCAACAGCCCCCAAACACCCAAAATAGACCCAACTTCCTCAACAGACCCCAGTTTAACAGACCACAAGGAAGACCCCAAGGAGACCCAAATAGACCCCAGGGGCTAAGACCACAGCCTCTGCCAGCCCCAAACACCTCCCGGTTCCCTAGACAACAGACCCTACAGCTCTTCAGACCCCAGCGTCAGCCCCAGCCTCTCCCAGTACCCAGACCACAAAATAGCCCAAATCGACCGCAAACTAGCCCAAACGGTCCTATAAGTAGTCCAAACAGATCGAGGTTCCAGCCCATTTTCCACcggcccccccccgcccctccttctccatccagACCTCTCAGCGCTCATAGAAGAGACCCAAGATTTGTCTGG GCGGACCCTCGTAGCATCAGACCACccggccccccgccccccccacgcCCACCCCATGCCCGCCCCCCGCCCACAGGTGACTTCCCCCCCACCAGGCGGAGCAGGGACCTCTCACacccactggaggaggaggaggaggaggaggaggaggaggggttagaaGATAGTattagagaagggaagataaaggaggatgaagagaaggaggaggagaaggaagaggaggaaggcgtaggaggaaggaggaggaggaggaggagaggaataaggaggacgatgctgagtgaggaagaggaagatgcagaagagaggagaagatatcacattgaggaggaggaggaggaggaggaggaggaagaggaggaggaagaggaggaggaggaggaggaggaggaagagaaggatgtagatatggaggagatgaagaaagaggacttaaagagggaagaaaagatggagaaggaagaggaggaagaggaagaagatgaagaacaggaacaagaaaatgaggaagaggaagattcagaggaggaggaggaggaggaggaggaggaggaggaaagaggaagattcagaaagaggaaattaggaggaataagaaaaaaacgactcactgaagaagaacaagaagaagaagaacacgatttgaagaaggaagaagagaaagagaaagaagatgaagaagaagaagaaggaaactggAGAAGAAACGGCGTGGAGAAGAaccaaaaacgaagaaaagaagaagaagaagaagaagaaaaggaagaagaggaagaagaagcaacagagaagagaggaagatggacaacagacagcgaaagagagagagaggcaaaggagaTAACATACGAAGAAGACTACTTttacgaagacgaagaagaaggaggaataggaggaggaggaggaggaggaggaggagaatgggtgaTACAAGatacatggaggaggaagaagaagaggaggaggaggccgggggTGCTGGAGACGgtgaggaggaagctggaggggttcagggagatgagggaggagatgggggggagggtggAGAAACTGGTGGGGGGCGTGAGGAGGGGGGTCAATGTTctggggagggtggtgggggaggttGCCGGGGCGGGGGTAGCGGCGGCGGGACAAGTTGGGTACGGGATTGTGGAG GCCGTGCGTCAGCCTCCTCCCTACACGCCGCCGTCCACCCACACGATCGAGACGGGCCTGCAGCTGACGGTGCCGCACGACGACCACGTGGCCAAACACAGG gtggGAATGCGCCTGGCCGTCATGCCGCGCCCTCCTGGTCGTCTCATACCGCCCATGGGTCTGTCTCTTCACGCCCACACCCTCGCTGAGCCGCTCGCCCACCCCGCCCACGCGCCCCCCGCCTTCCTCGGCcccttcacccacacccacacccactatcacgcccccacgccgcccacgcccacgggagaggagggtgggtgggtaggggatgaggggtgggagggaaagggaagggaaataagaaaagggagggagggaagggaaggaagggagggaatgagattaagggaagtaagagaggaaagaggaggaggaggaggaagaggaaaagagggaagggaagggagaaaggagaaagaagaaagagagagaagagaggaaagacaaggaagggaaggaagaaagaatggaagagaggaaaaagaagaaagaaaggagagagaaggaagggagggaagagaaggaaaaatggatggaagggaaggaagaaagggaggaagggaaagggaggaaagagggagaaagacacccaacccacccaccctccaACGTACCCACAACCCACAACAACCAACTCAACCCAAAATCGAGGGGGATATGGTAGACGGACTCCccacccaccacacccagccaccccCACACATCCTCACGCCCCAGCACACCCGCCCACACACCCCAAAACACCCCAGAAAGCTAAGATATACCCCAGCAATGTTCCACAACCCCCCACACATCCTACACCGACATCCTGCACCCCAGTTTCAACACCCCGACAACCCAGACCACTTCCCGACACCCCAGTATGCATCCCACCGCCCCCCTGTCCCCCAGTTTACCCCAGGGGAGCTCCGGACACGTGTTGACACCCCCAGACAGGATTCAACACTAGACTACACCGTGATAGAGGATTCTGAAGAGGAtttgaagcaggaagagaaggtttTGGTGTTGAATGAAGAGGATTATGAGGAagagttgagtgagtga